The following are encoded together in the Culex pipiens pallens isolate TS chromosome 1, TS_CPP_V2, whole genome shotgun sequence genome:
- the LOC120431115 gene encoding uncharacterized protein LOC120431115 isoform X1: MPRRTIEQSPAYTHRERSLARSRLASRHQQLAEPDKSALGNGNLRKGHEAGQDGTIRRKARTKLPVSRGRGGQLAHHLVVAFPRLASRPASVPKVSGSPHQARDAKVDGETPPAAFEARRAHGGRPAPCRRTSPI, encoded by the exons ATGCCACGTCGTACGATCGAACAGTCGCCTGCATACACCCATCGAGAGCGGAGCCTCGCTCGATCGCGTCTCGCCAGCCGACATCAGCAGCTCGCCGAGCCGGATAAATCAGCGCTCGGAAACGGTAATTTACGTAAGGGGCACGAGGCCGGACAGGACGGCACGATACGCCGCAAAGCCCGAACGAAACTACCGGTAAGTCGTGGTCGAGGCGGACAATTGGCACACCATTTAGTTGTCGCATTTCCCAGATTGGCAAGCCGTCCAGCGAGCGTCCCAAAAGTGTCTGGTTCACCTCACCAAGCTCGTGACGCCAAGGTCGACGGCGAAACACCGCCAGCCGCGTTTGAGGCCCGAC GCGCACACGGAGGCAGGCCAGCGCCGTGTCGAAGGACGAGCCCGATCTAA
- the LOC120431115 gene encoding uncharacterized protein LOC120431115 isoform X2: MPRRTIEQSPAYTHRERSLARSRLASRHQQLAEPDKSALGNGNLRKGHEAGQDGTIRRKARTKLPIGKPSSERPKSVWFTSPSS; the protein is encoded by the exons ATGCCACGTCGTACGATCGAACAGTCGCCTGCATACACCCATCGAGAGCGGAGCCTCGCTCGATCGCGTCTCGCCAGCCGACATCAGCAGCTCGCCGAGCCGGATAAATCAGCGCTCGGAAACGGTAATTTACGTAAGGGGCACGAGGCCGGACAGGACGGCACGATACGCCGCAAAGCCCGAACGAAACTACCG ATTGGCAAGCCGTCCAGCGAGCGTCCCAAAAGTGTCTGGTTCACCTCACCAAGCTCGTGA